A genomic segment from Chloroflexota bacterium encodes:
- a CDS encoding monomethylamine:corrinoid methyltransferase, which produces MISFGTVMERAFNGPICTERDFDLRIFVPNLRKVVEKYDIKYDPQNPVPADDDLADRVWEAAMEFLVETGVYCLDTERRVLFTREEIEGAIASAPVNVVYGEGKDARVMPRRFPEDETPPWCSGSGAGPVSSELNLINIVKTYAEDPLSDGITAPCLTNLDGQPLVAGSPMGLEGAIRTILLTREALRRAGRPGMPVVNEVASAIRAPEHIAGHRFGNPKTDFLEIGTVHELKVDLDALNKVAYAQAVGNLTFAENGVILGGFAGGPVGVAVVSAAYNPVDMLVIRGVAQHPFAVPIEMGTTSNRNTIWARSVANQATTRHSPLSIVSPVYSMAGPMTKMSYYEYSAAIVASVVSGGSVEIAPPSRGVIVDNSGPLENIFGNGIAHSVVGMSRQEANKIVKALLDKYESSLKDPPAGKKFPEYFNLAAGTPVKECIELYREVRKEMGNEFGLRMPLTSPYL; this is translated from the coding sequence ATGATTAGTTTTGGGACAGTTATGGAGCGGGCGTTTAATGGCCCAATTTGCACGGAGCGGGATTTTGACCTCCGTATCTTTGTGCCTAACTTGCGCAAAGTGGTAGAGAAGTATGACATTAAATATGACCCGCAGAACCCGGTCCCGGCAGATGACGACCTGGCTGATAGAGTCTGGGAAGCGGCCATGGAGTTTCTCGTTGAGACGGGGGTTTACTGCCTTGATACGGAAAGACGGGTTCTTTTCACCCGAGAGGAGATAGAAGGAGCCATTGCATCAGCACCGGTGAATGTGGTGTACGGTGAGGGAAAAGATGCCAGGGTGATGCCGCGGCGTTTCCCGGAAGATGAAACGCCTCCCTGGTGTTCCGGTTCAGGAGCCGGTCCGGTATCCAGCGAGTTGAATTTAATCAATATAGTCAAGACATATGCGGAGGACCCTCTTTCGGATGGTATCACCGCTCCCTGCCTGACCAATCTGGATGGACAGCCACTGGTGGCGGGTAGTCCCATGGGGCTGGAGGGTGCCATTAGGACCATACTTCTAACCCGTGAGGCCTTGCGTCGAGCCGGCCGTCCGGGAATGCCGGTGGTCAATGAGGTGGCTTCAGCGATAAGGGCTCCGGAACATATTGCGGGTCACCGATTTGGTAATCCGAAAACGGATTTTCTGGAAATAGGCACCGTCCACGAGTTGAAGGTAGACCTCGACGCGCTGAACAAGGTCGCTTATGCGCAAGCCGTGGGGAATTTAACCTTTGCCGAAAACGGGGTTATCCTGGGTGGTTTCGCCGGTGGACCGGTGGGCGTGGCGGTGGTCAGCGCCGCCTATAATCCGGTAGATATGCTTGTCATACGAGGGGTGGCACAACATCCCTTTGCCGTCCCCATTGAGATGGGGACCACCTCCAACCGTAATACAATCTGGGCACGGAGCGTAGCCAATCAAGCCACGACCCGCCACAGCCCACTATCGATAGTTAGTCCGGTGTATTCGATGGCCGGGCCGATGACCAAAATGAGCTATTACGAGTATAGCGCGGCGATTGTCGCCTCCGTGGTGTCCGGTGGCTCCGTCGAAATCGCTCCCCCATCGAGAGGGGTAATTGTAGACAATTCCGGACCCCTGGAGAATATCTTCGGCAACGGGATAGCGCATTCCGTAGTCGGGATGAGCCGTCAGGAGGCGAATAAAATAGTGAAGGCACTGCTTGATAAGTATGAAAGCTCGTTAAAGGACCCCCCGGCCGGTAAGAAATTCCCAGAATACTTTAATCTGGCGGCGGGAACGCCGGTTAAAGAATGTATAGAGCTCTACCGCGAAGTCAGAAAGGAGATGGGTAACGAGTTCGGTTTAAGAATGCCGCTCACTTCACCTTACCTATGA
- a CDS encoding putative sulfate exporter family transporter, whose amino-acid sequence MSDSDKVKRKPNLIEELIFGCTLRETPALIPGVALAVVLVVASIQLTNLINSALGQRGVISYIIVAILAGILIRNLIGLHPIFKPGLSFCLKKLLRLGIIMMGIRLSIFDVLKLGTWGLPIVILCILVGLIVTTYFTRLLKLPERLGTLIAVGTSICGASAIVATAPGIGAKDEEVSYAVANITVFGLIAMFIYPYLSHLIFSGSTTMVGLFTGTSIHETAQVAGAGLIYDQTFQTSANPTAADAAMVTKLVRNAMMAAVIPVMAYIYNRRSIKSGESKRGARINPLKLFPLFIIGFLVMAILRSAGDAGINSGGQAFALLTDETWKAVVVNIKQWSGYILATAMAGVGLGTSFATVRGLGIKPFYVGLFAATIVGVTSLILVLLIGPYVTL is encoded by the coding sequence ATGAGTGACAGCGACAAGGTAAAACGCAAACCCAACCTGATTGAAGAGCTCATCTTCGGCTGCACGTTGAGAGAAACACCGGCGCTCATTCCCGGGGTTGCTCTGGCTGTTGTGCTGGTTGTCGCCTCAATACAGCTTACCAACCTAATCAACTCCGCTCTGGGACAAAGAGGGGTTATCAGCTATATTATAGTGGCCATTCTGGCCGGCATCCTGATAAGGAATCTGATTGGGCTGCATCCCATCTTCAAACCCGGCTTGAGTTTCTGTCTGAAAAAGCTCCTGAGGCTGGGAATCATCATGATGGGCATCCGGTTGAGCATTTTCGATGTATTGAAGCTGGGTACCTGGGGGCTGCCCATCGTTATACTCTGCATCCTGGTTGGACTTATCGTCACCACATATTTCACACGTCTGCTCAAGCTCCCGGAGCGCCTTGGCACGCTAATCGCCGTTGGCACCAGCATCTGTGGCGCTTCCGCGATAGTGGCGACGGCGCCGGGAATCGGTGCCAAGGATGAGGAGGTGAGCTATGCAGTGGCTAATATCACGGTTTTTGGCCTGATAGCCATGTTTATTTATCCCTACCTATCTCACCTGATATTCTCGGGGAGCACGACCATGGTTGGCCTCTTCACCGGGACTTCAATTCATGAGACCGCACAGGTAGCCGGAGCGGGCTTAATATACGACCAGACATTTCAGACGAGCGCGAATCCAACCGCTGCCGACGCAGCCATGGTAACCAAACTGGTGAGGAACGCCATGATGGCCGCAGTTATCCCCGTTATGGCCTACATCTATAACCGACGAAGTATTAAATCGGGGGAGTCAAAACGCGGAGCCAGGATTAATCCACTGAAATTGTTCCCATTGTTCATCATTGGATTTCTCGTTATGGCTATCCTGAGGTCAGCCGGCGATGCCGGCATAAATAGCGGAGGTCAAGCTTTCGCACTGCTTACCGATGAGACCTGGAAGGCGGTAGTGGTCAATATTAAACAATGGTCCGGATACATCCTGGCCACAGCCATGGCCGGGGTTGGCCTTGGAACATCCTTTGCTACTGTCAGAGGGCTGGGAATAAAGCCTTTCTACGTCGGACTGTTCGCAGCCACAATCGTCGGAGTAACCAGCCTGATTCTGGTGTTGCTCATAGGCCCCTATGTAACACTGTAA
- a CDS encoding acetoacetate--CoA ligase — translation MGKLLWKPSQERINQANMTRFINFVNSKFGLNIDSYDALHDWSIENIPDFWAAVWEFTQVRASRQYNEVVDDLSKFPGAKWFAGAKLNFAENLLRYRDSQPAFIFKGETQKSTRMSYAELYDAVARLVASLREMGIRPGDRIAAYMPNLIETAVAMLATTSIGAIWSSCATDLGAHAALDRLGQIEPKVLFTVDGYFYKGKAHDSLANVSEIAKGLPSLESVVVVRYREGDSGISHIPNSIYYEDFIAHKRQRDIHFEQLPFDYPAFIMYSSGTTGKPKCLVQGGGGVLINHLKELVLHTDLKREDVIFYITTCSWMMWNWLLSSLAVGATIVLYDGNPNYPNATAMWKLVQDEKITVFGTSASYINFIKSQGLMPGKDFNLSSLREISQTGSALSPDGFEYVYQAIKKDLHFNSISGGTDINGCFAQGSPTLPVYAGELQRAALGMKVKCYDEKGRAVLDQVGELVCEAPSPSMPLCFWNDPKDEKYIETYFSVYPNVWRHGDYIVIHSDTGGITFFSRSDAVLKPSGVRIGTAEIYNEVEKLNEVADSLAIGQEWRGDQRVILFIKLAEGYHLTEELKDKIKKMLRENASPRHVPAKIIEVPDIPYTLNMKKVEMAVTNLINGRPVLNRDALMNPESLDYYESIRVELQQE, via the coding sequence GTGGGTAAATTGCTTTGGAAGCCTTCTCAAGAACGAATAAACCAGGCTAACATGACCAGATTCATCAATTTTGTTAACTCTAAATTTGGCCTTAATATCGACTCCTATGACGCGCTACATGATTGGTCAATCGAAAACATCCCCGATTTCTGGGCCGCTGTCTGGGAATTTACCCAGGTTAGAGCTTCCCGCCAGTATAACGAGGTAGTAGACGACTTAAGCAAGTTTCCCGGGGCGAAATGGTTTGCCGGCGCCAAGTTGAATTTCGCCGAGAACTTATTGAGATACCGAGATAGCCAACCTGCTTTTATTTTCAAGGGAGAGACACAGAAATCAACGAGAATGAGCTATGCAGAACTTTATGATGCGGTAGCTCGACTTGTGGCTTCACTTCGCGAGATGGGAATTAGACCCGGGGACAGGATAGCCGCCTATATGCCCAATTTAATCGAGACCGCCGTCGCCATGCTCGCTACCACCAGCATTGGTGCGATATGGTCCTCATGTGCTACTGACCTAGGGGCACACGCGGCACTGGACCGTCTCGGCCAGATTGAGCCTAAAGTCCTGTTTACCGTCGATGGTTATTTTTATAAAGGAAAGGCACATGATTCTCTAGCCAATGTCAGTGAAATCGCAAAAGGGTTGCCCTCGCTGGAAAGCGTTGTCGTGGTCCGCTACCGGGAAGGAGATTCTGGTATCAGCCATATTCCCAACTCAATTTATTATGAGGATTTTATCGCCCATAAGCGTCAACGTGACATCCATTTTGAACAGCTGCCTTTTGACTACCCCGCATTTATCATGTATTCCTCAGGGACCACCGGCAAGCCGAAGTGTCTTGTCCAGGGAGGTGGCGGGGTCTTAATAAATCACCTGAAGGAGCTGGTACTACACACTGATTTAAAGCGAGAAGATGTCATATTCTATATCACAACGTGCAGCTGGATGATGTGGAATTGGCTTCTCAGTTCACTGGCCGTCGGGGCAACAATAGTATTGTATGATGGTAATCCCAATTATCCCAATGCAACGGCTATGTGGAAACTGGTACAGGATGAAAAGATAACCGTTTTCGGAACCAGCGCCAGTTATATAAATTTTATTAAAAGCCAGGGACTTATGCCGGGTAAAGATTTTAATCTTTCATCTTTGCGGGAAATATCACAGACTGGCTCAGCCCTATCGCCTGATGGATTTGAATACGTCTATCAGGCGATTAAGAAAGACCTTCATTTTAATTCCATTTCCGGGGGTACAGATATCAACGGTTGTTTCGCTCAGGGTAGTCCCACCCTTCCGGTATATGCCGGTGAATTGCAAAGGGCGGCTTTGGGAATGAAAGTCAAGTGTTACGATGAAAAGGGTAGAGCGGTGCTGGACCAGGTGGGAGAACTGGTGTGTGAAGCTCCCTCCCCTTCTATGCCGCTCTGCTTCTGGAATGACCCGAAGGATGAAAAGTATATAGAAACCTACTTCAGTGTTTACCCCAATGTATGGCGTCACGGGGATTATATCGTGATTCACAGTGATACCGGAGGAATAACCTTTTTTAGCCGCTCTGATGCTGTTTTAAAACCATCGGGAGTTCGTATCGGTACCGCTGAAATATATAACGAAGTTGAAAAATTAAATGAAGTCGCTGATAGCCTCGCTATTGGTCAAGAATGGAGAGGCGACCAGCGCGTCATACTTTTTATTAAACTCGCTGAAGGTTACCACCTGACCGAGGAGCTGAAGGATAAAATCAAAAAGATGCTTCGGGAAAACGCTTCGCCACGGCATGTCCCTGCCAAAATTATTGAAGTGCCGGATATCCCTTATACGCTCAACATGAAAAAGGTGGAAATGGCGGTAACGAATTTAATAAATGGTCGCCCGGTCTTAAATCGGGACGCCCTGATGAATCCCGAATCGCTGGATTATTATGAAAGCATTCGAGTTGAGCTTCAACAGGAGTGA